In the Candidatus Saccharimonas aalborgensis genome, one interval contains:
- the arcA gene encoding arginine deiminase produces the protein MNTLEKPIHNNSEIGTLRSVLLHRPGGELENLTPDTMAELLFDDVPYLREARREHDAFANVLRTRGAEVLYLDQLAIEALADNEVRKAFTGEMIEGSGIEGLRTRARVASHLADMTTHDMVWKVMQGIRKDELPGGDDEFQLVRLATDRTLPFHLAPMPNLYFTRDPAAAIGDGLTINHMRFPARQRESLFMRYIVSHHPRFAKSGVKVWYDREQPYAVEGGDELVLSDRVMAIGMSQRTSPQAVEMIARELFDRSTFDTVIGVEIPDSRAFMHLDTVFTMVGPNSFSIHPEVRAGSNAMKLYVMKKRGEHGDMAISEESDLTKVLCDTLGLDGVQLIECGAGDPIAAAREQWNDGSNTLAIAPNVVVTYDRNTVTNRALRESGIEVIEVPSGELSRGRGGPRCMSMPLVRDDV, from the coding sequence ATGAACACACTTGAGAAACCAATTCACAATAATTCAGAGATCGGTACACTCCGCTCGGTGCTGCTGCATCGTCCTGGAGGAGAACTAGAAAATCTCACCCCTGATACCATGGCCGAATTGCTGTTTGACGACGTGCCGTATTTGAGAGAAGCTCGGCGAGAGCACGATGCGTTTGCTAACGTTTTGCGGACCCGAGGTGCAGAAGTACTGTATCTCGACCAGCTCGCCATAGAGGCGCTCGCTGATAATGAGGTTCGCAAGGCCTTTACTGGCGAGATGATAGAAGGCTCAGGAATCGAGGGTCTCAGAACACGTGCCCGCGTAGCGAGCCATTTGGCCGATATGACGACTCACGATATGGTGTGGAAAGTCATGCAAGGTATCCGTAAGGATGAATTGCCAGGTGGCGACGATGAATTCCAGCTGGTTCGCCTTGCTACTGATAGGACACTACCATTTCACTTGGCTCCTATGCCAAACCTCTATTTTACTCGTGATCCAGCCGCTGCGATTGGAGATGGGCTGACGATCAATCACATGCGCTTTCCGGCGCGCCAGCGTGAATCACTCTTTATGAGATATATTGTTTCTCATCATCCTCGTTTCGCAAAGAGCGGCGTTAAAGTTTGGTATGATCGCGAGCAACCCTATGCTGTCGAAGGAGGCGATGAACTTGTGCTCAGTGACCGCGTCATGGCAATTGGTATGAGCCAACGCACCTCACCCCAAGCAGTTGAAATGATCGCAAGGGAGCTATTTGACCGATCAACGTTTGATACTGTGATAGGAGTCGAGATCCCTGACTCACGCGCTTTTATGCATCTCGACACTGTCTTTACAATGGTCGGGCCCAATTCGTTCTCGATCCACCCCGAAGTACGTGCTGGCAGTAATGCGATGAAACTCTATGTCATGAAAAAACGCGGCGAACACGGAGACATGGCTATCAGTGAGGAAAGTGATCTGACAAAAGTCCTTTGCGACACACTGGGACTTGATGGTGTTCAGCTGATCGAGTGCGGTGCGGGCGATCCCATCGCTGCCGCTCGTGAGCAGTGGAACGATGGGTCAAACACACTGGCGATTGCTCCAAATGTAGTTGTCACGTATGACCGAAATACCGTTACCAACCGCGCTCTTAGAGAGTCGGGTATCGAAGTTATCGAAGTACCAAGTGGCGAGTTGTCGCGTGGCCGAGGTGGTCCTCGCTGCATGAGTATGCCACTTGTACGCGATGATGTATAG
- a CDS encoding MscL family protein, with product MPAKSVANAKGHSAGFMNFIREQGVVGLAVGLAIGTAAGDTVKQLVGAFIDPLVQLIVGSQAGLKAAEFTLKVGDREGVFAWGAFVSSLITLLAVAFVVYAIVHLMKLDKLDKSKDK from the coding sequence ATGCCAGCAAAGAGTGTTGCAAATGCAAAAGGTCATAGTGCAGGATTTATGAACTTCATCAGGGAGCAGGGGGTTGTTGGGTTGGCAGTCGGTCTGGCGATTGGTACTGCCGCAGGCGATACGGTCAAACAACTTGTCGGTGCCTTTATCGACCCGCTTGTTCAGCTGATCGTTGGTTCGCAGGCAGGCCTGAAGGCGGCCGAGTTTACGCTCAAGGTAGGTGATCGTGAGGGTGTCTTTGCATGGGGTGCTTTCGTGAGCTCGCTCATCACGCTCCTCGCAGTTGCATTCGTCGTCTACGCCATTGTTCATTTGATGAAACTCGATAAACTCGATAAATCAAAAGACAAGTAG
- a CDS encoding CapA family protein — MGLQVRQQSRKLAGIALSTLVGLVVLAVLWLWLSASWPQRSTQLSSSHDIPSPQAATPVGFSNRTLHMGDVFWGRYINDWSMKSPQKYAYPFSRLNEFHREQYDAWVGNLECPSVDGVHMTSAQMEATLTFNCDPAYLPEAAKWFTMFSNANNHSDNQGAQAGLDATRANLEKNHLQYFGHFNPEKLEDVCEVIAMPVKVTMSDGSVQSGALPMAYCGFHGVFRIPSQESLSQMERYSQYMPVIAYPHSGQEYKPGPDEIKTTLYRSMIDHGADAVIGDHPHWVQSTEVYKGHLIVYSMGNFLFDQQDTREVTRSAAIEMNLAMTPGADVSQLQQWLAIGKTCNSFHDDCLAQIKAKGLKKLAITYDFSVVGSDGSGKIVKPADATLQRSILQRLNWSATVRDLKVPYKAH, encoded by the coding sequence ATGGGATTGCAGGTACGTCAACAGTCGCGCAAACTGGCAGGGATAGCTCTATCCACACTTGTTGGATTGGTTGTCCTTGCTGTACTTTGGTTATGGCTAAGTGCTTCATGGCCCCAACGTTCGACACAGCTATCGTCGAGTCATGATATCCCATCACCTCAGGCAGCCACACCGGTCGGCTTTAGTAATAGGACACTGCACATGGGTGATGTGTTTTGGGGTCGATACATCAATGATTGGTCAATGAAATCACCTCAAAAATATGCCTATCCGTTTTCGCGGCTGAACGAATTCCACCGCGAACAGTATGATGCATGGGTAGGCAATCTGGAGTGTCCCTCTGTCGATGGGGTTCACATGACCTCGGCACAGATGGAGGCGACTCTGACATTCAATTGTGATCCTGCCTACCTTCCCGAAGCCGCAAAATGGTTTACGATGTTTTCGAACGCCAATAATCATAGCGATAATCAAGGGGCACAGGCTGGTCTTGATGCGACGCGTGCCAATCTCGAAAAAAACCACTTACAATACTTCGGACACTTCAACCCAGAGAAGCTCGAAGATGTCTGTGAAGTTATTGCGATGCCGGTAAAAGTTACGATGAGTGACGGTTCGGTTCAGAGTGGCGCCCTACCGATGGCGTACTGTGGGTTTCACGGTGTTTTTCGCATACCATCTCAAGAGTCCTTGAGCCAAATGGAGCGCTACAGCCAGTATATGCCGGTCATCGCGTATCCTCACTCAGGCCAAGAGTACAAGCCTGGTCCTGACGAAATAAAAACTACCCTCTATCGAAGCATGATTGATCATGGCGCTGATGCGGTCATCGGCGATCATCCGCACTGGGTTCAATCCACAGAAGTCTATAAAGGGCATCTCATCGTCTATTCGATGGGTAATTTCCTGTTTGATCAACAAGATACTAGAGAGGTAACACGCTCTGCGGCCATCGAGATGAATCTCGCGATGACCCCAGGAGCAGATGTGAGCCAGTTGCAGCAGTGGCTAGCGATAGGCAAGACATGCAACTCCTTTCACGACGATTGTTTAGCACAAATCAAAGCGAAAGGACTCAAAAAACTTGCGATTACCTATGATTTTTCGGTTGTCGGGTCCGATGGGAGCGGCAAGATTGTTAAGCCTGCAGATGCGACACTCCAACGGAGTATTCTCCAACGGCTCAACTGGTCAGCGACGGTGCGCGATCTTAAGGTCCCGTACAAAGCACATTAG
- the orn gene encoding oligoribonuclease, producing the protein MTKPAFKPKRILWVDMEMTGLDPVNDYPLEIAAIVTDWDFKEIATYEGAAHWCSKHVQARFEKNKQFWYEEAPLSREQLMAQNKATTKTKAAVERELLAFIDEHCGDGPVLLAGNSIHQDRKFIDQWWPKLGKRLHYRMLDVSAWKVVMEGKYSKKFAKPEAHRALEDIRGSIEELTYYLTKVKG; encoded by the coding sequence ATGACAAAACCTGCCTTTAAACCGAAACGCATTCTCTGGGTGGATATGGAGATGACTGGACTGGATCCGGTGAATGATTATCCGCTCGAAATTGCGGCGATAGTGACTGATTGGGATTTCAAAGAGATTGCCACCTACGAGGGTGCAGCGCACTGGTGTAGTAAGCACGTACAGGCGCGCTTCGAAAAAAATAAGCAATTTTGGTACGAAGAAGCACCCTTGTCACGCGAGCAGCTGATGGCGCAAAACAAGGCGACCACAAAAACGAAGGCGGCTGTGGAGAGAGAACTCCTGGCGTTTATTGACGAGCATTGCGGTGATGGACCGGTACTGCTTGCTGGCAATTCGATCCACCAGGACCGGAAGTTTATCGATCAGTGGTGGCCAAAACTGGGCAAACGACTACATTATCGTATGCTTGATGTCAGCGCTTGGAAAGTTGTGATGGAAGGGAAGTACAGTAAGAAATTTGCCAAACCCGAAGCTCATCGGGCTCTTGAGGATATACGCGGAAGTATAGAGGAGCTTACCTACTACCTGACGAAGGTAAAGGGCTGA
- a CDS encoding MmcQ/YjbR family DNA-binding protein, producing MDHKTIEAYLLSLPGAWLDYPFGEGVAVYKVGHNDVPRQDEKMFALISEGTKPLRISLKCDPQLAVHLREKYETVLPGYHLNKKHWNTIICSGQLSDDEIRDLAYLSYQLVTK from the coding sequence ATGGATCACAAAACGATCGAGGCATATTTGCTTAGTTTGCCTGGTGCGTGGCTTGATTACCCATTTGGCGAAGGTGTGGCGGTGTATAAGGTAGGTCATAACGATGTGCCTCGTCAGGATGAAAAGATGTTTGCACTTATTTCGGAGGGCACGAAACCGCTACGAATAAGTCTGAAATGTGATCCGCAACTGGCAGTCCATTTACGGGAAAAATATGAAACGGTCTTGCCGGGCTATCATCTCAATAAGAAGCACTGGAATACGATCATCTGCTCGGGTCAACTCAGCGATGATGAAATACGAGATCTTGCGTACCTCAGTTATCAGTTGGTAACAAAGTAG